The following nucleotide sequence is from Gammaproteobacteria bacterium.
ATACGGAAGGGCGTGATTATATTGATTTTGCGGCTGGTATCGCGGTCAATGCGGTTGGCCACTGTCATCCAAAGATTGTGGACGCCTTGAAAGCGCAGGCAGAAAAACTGTGGCATGTCTCCAACGTTTTTACCAATGAGCCGATCCTGGCATTGGCAGAACGGTTGGTCAGACACACTTTTGCTGAAAAAGTCTTTTTCGCTAATTCCGGCGCAGAAGCGAATGAAGCAGCGTTTAAGTTGGCGCGTAAATATGCCCATGATCACTTTGGTGAAGAGAAATCGGAAATCATCGCGTTTTACAAGGGCTTTCATGGTCGGACATTGTTTACCGTCAGTGTGGGTGGCCAAGCCAAGTACACTCGGGGGTATGAGCCTTTGCCAGCTGGCATCCGCCATCTACCTTACAATGATATTGAGGCGTTGACTGATGCGGTGAGCGATAAGACATGTGCTGTGGTGCTTGAGCCCATTCAGGGTGAGGGCGGGATCATCCCAGCGGAACGTGATTTTATTCAGGCGGCGCGGGCCGTTTGTGACAAACACAACGCGCTTTTGATCTTCGATGAGGTCCAGACGGGAGTGGGACGGACGGGCAAGTTGTATGCTTATGAGCATTTTGGCGTGACGCCAGATATTCTCACGACGGCCAAAGCGCTTGGTGGCGGCTTTCCGGTGGGCGCGATGCTGACAACAGCAGACATTGCGGCAAGTTTTGGCATTGGTTCCCATGGTTCGACCTATGGTGGCAATGCCCTAGCAGGCGCAGTCGGTTGTGCGGTGTTCGACATTGTCAACCAACCCGAGGTGCTTGACGGCGTTGTCACAAAGGGACAACAGCTGCAAGAAGCGCTGTCCCGGTTTGCCGAACAATATAAGCTATTTGATCGCCCGCGTGGCATGGGGCTCATGATTGGTTTGCCAATGACAGAAGCCTGGCAGGGACGTGCCAAAGAGGTTATCACCGAAGCTTTGTCAGATGGGGTGATGCTGCTGATTGCTGGTCCAGATACCATTCGATTGGTTCCGTCACTGCTTATCAGTGATGAAGAAATTCAGGAAGGTCTCAAACGGTTTGAAAAGACTTTGCAACGATTGTC
It contains:
- a CDS encoding aspartate aminotransferase family protein encodes the protein MSYQRSDFDKWMVPNYNPAKIIPVRGQGSRVWDTEGRDYIDFAAGIAVNAVGHCHPKIVDALKAQAEKLWHVSNVFTNEPILALAERLVRHTFAEKVFFANSGAEANEAAFKLARKYAHDHFGEEKSEIIAFYKGFHGRTLFTVSVGGQAKYTRGYEPLPAGIRHLPYNDIEALTDAVSDKTCAVVLEPIQGEGGIIPAERDFIQAARAVCDKHNALLIFDEVQTGVGRTGKLYAYEHFGVTPDILTTAKALGGGFPVGAMLTTADIAASFGIGSHGSTYGGNALAGAVGCAVFDIVNQPEVLDGVVTKGQQLQEALSRFAEQYKLFDRPRGMGLMIGLPMTEAWQGRAKEVITEALSDGVMLLIAGPDTIRLVPSLLISDEEIQEGLKRFEKTLQRLS